One region of Salvia miltiorrhiza cultivar Shanhuang (shh) chromosome 3, IMPLAD_Smil_shh, whole genome shotgun sequence genomic DNA includes:
- the LOC131017206 gene encoding putative disease resistance protein At1g50180 gives MAAEAAILSLVDLLGNQLIQKVKFMRGVKRNVELLRDELRRMQSFLKDANKKQFEDESVRNWISGIRELAQDAQDTIEIFLLDVESAKNWGFIKRCTSYLKHMHIGDEIESIRARLDAIDKSRETYGIKDLGEATESSSRSEVESRRRLIPWQKDEHLVGVKDDVEKLLHESILCEEKKGLSITVLEGMGGIGKSTLAREIYNHPKVVAGPFDRRGWVVVSSEFTPQETIKQLILELPGSRNKKVHELEESTKDKQYLLQNLQELLYKQLKGKSYLIVLDDVWEKEHLESLITAFPNQQGKVNGKRDAFHKRMINMLKKAL, from the exons ATGGCAGCGGAGGCGGCAATCTTATCTTTGGTGGATCTACTGGGCAATCAGCTCATCCAGAAGGTGAAATTCATGCGAGGCGTTAAGAGAAATGTGGAGTTGCTGAGAGACGAGCTGAGGAGGATGCAATCCTTTCTCAAAGACGCCAACAAAAAGCAATTTGAAGACGAGAGCGTGCGTAATTGGATCTCGGGTATCAGAGAGTTGGCTCAAGATGCCCAAGATACCATTGAGATCTTCCTTCTCGACGTTGAGAGTGCCAAGAATTGGGGGTTCAtcaaaaggtgtacaagctacCTGAAGCATATGCACATTGGAGATGAGATTGAGTCGATCCGAGCTAGGCTTGATGCCATCGACAAAAGCCGCGAGACGTACGGGATCAAGGATCTCGGAGAGGCAACGGAGTCATCATCGAGATCGGAAGTTGAATCGCGGCGGCGGTTGATTCCTTGGCAAAAGGACGAGCACCTTGTGGGCGTTAAAGATGATGTGGAAAAGCTGCTGCATGAATCGATTTTGTGTGAGGAGAAGAAAGGGCTTTCCATTACGGTGTTAGAGGGCATGGGTGGGATCGGGAAATCGACACTTGCCCGGGAAATATACAACCACCCCAAAGTCGTTGCTGGTCCATTCGACCGCCGTGGTTGGGTTGTGGTGTCGAGTGAATTTACACCACAAGAGACGATCAAGCAGCTTATCTTGGAGCTGCCGGGTTCTCGCAACAAAAAGGTGCATGAATTGGAGGAGTCAACCAAGGACAAGCAATACCTCCTACAAAACCTTCAAGAACTGCTTTATAAGCAATTGAAGGGAAAATCATATTTGATAGTTCTCGATGATGTGTGGGAGAAGGAACATTTGGAATCTCTCATCACTGCTTTCCCAAATCAACAAG GAAAAGTGAACGGGAAGAGAGATGCTTTCCACAAGCGGATGATCAACATGCTCAAAAAAG CACTCTGA
- the LOC131017199 gene encoding probable disease resistance protein RF9 isoform X2 — protein MAAEAAISSLVELLGDQLIQKVKFLRGVEGKVESLKAEFKRMQSFLKDANKKQFQDESVRNWISEIRELSQDAQDTIEMFLLNVESAKNWGLFKRCTTFPKRMYHLYGIGDEIESILKKLDEIKKSRDMYGIKDLGEAAESSSRSEVELRRRLCPWQKDEHLVGVEDDVKKLLQESILYEKRGLSIVVLEGMGGIGKSTLAREIYNHPDVVAGPFDHRCWVVVSSEFTPQETIKQLIFELQKSKEDKQKLLDEIKKLEESMKDKLFVQEELKQMLRKQLEGKSYLIVLDDVWEKEHLESLITAFPDQQDKASRLLVTTRNKIITKYDQYVHKMSLLDSKKSWELLLKKAFIGSTIGKCPEEFESVGTQILQKCDGLPLAISVVGGLLMETQTKSGWEQVLNQLNSYLGRTESGVSAILELSYQNLSPQLKSCFLCLAFFKEDFTIPAKRLVKIWNAQGLIQHEGSTSIFEEIGRGYLNELINRSMVQIQDLKIHDQVKSCRLHDLVREVCLRKAKEEIGLEIVKGDGGMPSESSNKPRHRVVYAKNLETSSSNQNKHVRSLFLLNVHADFEYITTPSHYWKGYQLLKTVELDAIAFKRFPNSFRLLIALKCLRIYADYGTRIKLPCWFDHLRNLEVVHMKRCCVYFPRLVSLKMDKLRYFISGAIGRGPTNKNMWNKNIECLRGIRHKDWMKSTLTSSCHLRELGIQLGEGRIKREELIKARASLEKMQNLVILHLIWPFKYDTDIALAVPQLANLTKLKLEELGKLPKLLFLKLQDAAYRGETMLVLCDGFPSLEALAFRDLYELKSVIIEEGGMPKLKHLRIRECPDLKTGNLPQHINIFTQ, from the exons ATGGCAGCGGAGGCGGCGATCTCATCTCTGGTCGAACTACTGGGCGATCAGCTCATCCAGAAGGTTAAATTCCTGCGAGGCGTCGAGGGAAAGGTGGAGTCGCTGAAAGCCGAGTTCAAGAGGATGCAATCCTTTCTCAAAGACGCCAACAAAAAGCAATTTCAAGACGAGAGCGTGCGCAATTGGATCTCGGAGATTAGAGAGTTGTCTCAAGATGCCCAAGATACCATCGAGATGTTCCTTCTCAACGTTGAGAGTGCCAAGAATTGGGGGCTCTTCAAACGATGTACAACCTTCCCGAAGCGTATGTATCACCTCTACGGAATTGGAGATGAGATTGAGTCGATCCTAAAGAAGCttgatgaaattaaaaaaagtcGCGACATGTACGGTATCAAGGATCTCGGAGAGGCAGCCGAGTCGTCATCGAGATCGGAAGTTGAATTGCGGCGGCGGTTGTGTCCTTGGCAAAAGGACGAACACCTTGTCGGCGTTGAAGATGATGTAAAAAAGCTGCTGCAAGAATCAATTCTGTATGAGAAGAGAGGGCTTTCCATTGTGGTTTTAGAGGGCATGGGTGGGATCGGGAAATCGACACTTGCCCGGGAAATATACAACCACCCCGACGTCGTTGCTGGTCCATTTGATCATCGTTGTTGGGTTGTGGTGTCGAGTGAATTTACACCACAAGAGACCATCAAGCAGCTTATCTTCGAGCTGCAAAAGTCTAAAGAAGATAAACAAAAGCTGCTTGACGAAATAAAGAAATTGGAGGAGTCCATGAAGGATAAGCTGTTTGTCCAAGAGGAGCTGAAACAAATGCTTCGTAAGCAATTGGAGGGAAAATCATATTTGATAGTTCTGGATGATGTTTGGGAGAAGGAACATTTGGAATCTCTCATCACTGCTTTCCCAGATCAACAAG ATAAAGCAAGTAGATTGTTGGTTACCACCCGCAACAAGATTATTACAAAGTATGATCAATACGTCCACAAGATGAGTCTCTTAGACTCCAAAAAAAGCTGGGAATTATTGTTGAAGAAGGCATTCATTGGCAGCACAATTGGCAAATGTCCAGAAGAATTCGAGAGTGTGGGCAcacaaatcttgcaaaaatGCGATGGTCTACCATTAGCTATCAGCGTGGTAGGAGGCTTACTCATGGAAACACAAACCAAGAGTGGATGGGAACAAGTTCTTAACCAATTAAACTCTTATTTGGGAAGGACTGAAAGCGGCGTATCAGCAATTTTGGAGTTGAGTTATCAGAATTTATCTCCCCAATTGAAATCATGCTTCTTGTGCCTAGCTTTTTTCAAAGAAGACTTTACTATCCCAGCAAAAAGGCTAGTAAAGATATGGAATGCACAAGGCTTGATCCAACACGAAGGAAGCACAAGTATATTTGAAGAGATAGGAAGAGGTTATTTAAATGAGCTGATCAATCGAAGCATGGTTCAAATTCAAGATCTAAAAATCCACGATCAAGTCAAAAGTTGTCGCCTCCATGATCTTGTTCGTGAGGTTTGCTTAAGAAAAGCAAAGGAGGAAATAGGTCTTGAGATAGTAAAGGGGGACGGAGGGATGCCATCAGAATCATCCAATAAGCCTCGCCATCGTGTTGTCTATGCCAAAAATCTTGAGACTTCCTCGTCGAATCAAAATAAGCATGTACGCTCTCTTTTCCTACTTAACGTCCATGCTGATTTCGAATATATAACCACTCCATCTCATTACTGGAAGGGCTATCAACTCCTTAAGACAGTCGAGCTTGACGCCATTGCCTTCAAAAGATTTCCCAACTCTTTTCGGTTATTGATTGCATTGAAGTGCTTGAGAATATACGCAGACTATGGAACCCGCATAAAACTCCCATGTTGGTTTGATCATCTTAGAAATCTCGAGGTTGTTCACATGAAAAGGTGCTGTGTATATTTTCCAAGACTTGTTTCATTGAAAATGGACAAGCTACGTTACTTCATCAGCGGAGCTATTGGCCGTGGACCGACAAATAAAAACATGTGgaataaaaatattgagtgtTTGAGAGGAATAAGGCACAAGGATTGGATGAAGTCAACTCTAACGAGTAGTTGCCATCTTCGTGAATTAGGCATACAGTTAGGAGAAGGACGGATAAAGCGTGAAGAGTTGATCAAAGCGAGAGCGTCATTGGAGAAGATGCAGAATCTTGTCATACTTCACTTAATATGGCCGTTCAAATATGATACTGACATAGCATTAGCTGTGCCGCAGCTCGCCAATCTCACCAAACTTAAACTGGAAG AGCTGGGTAAGCTTCCAAAGCTTTTATTTCTCAAGCTACAGGATGCAGCTTACAGGGGTGAAACGATGCTAGTTTTGTGCGACGGGTTCCCCAGCCTCGAAGCCCTGGCTTTTCGAGATTTGTATGAACTGAAGAGCGTCATCATAGAAGAAGGTGGAATGCCGAAGCTCAAACATCTCCGAATCCGTGAATGCCCCGATCTGAAGACTGGGAATCTACCGCAACACATCAACATATTTACTCAATAA
- the LOC131017199 gene encoding disease resistance protein RPP8-like isoform X1 — translation MAAEAAISSLVELLGDQLIQKVKFLRGVEGKVESLKAEFKRMQSFLKDANKKQFQDESVRNWISEIRELSQDAQDTIEMFLLNVESAKNWGLFKRCTTFPKRMYHLYGIGDEIESILKKLDEIKKSRDMYGIKDLGEAAESSSRSEVELRRRLCPWQKDEHLVGVEDDVKKLLQESILYEKRGLSIVVLEGMGGIGKSTLAREIYNHPDVVAGPFDHRCWVVVSSEFTPQETIKQLIFELQKSKEDKQKLLDEIKKLEESMKDKLFVQEELKQMLRKQLEGKSYLIVLDDVWEKEHLESLITAFPDQQDKASRLLVTTRNKIITKYDQYVHKMSLLDSKKSWELLLKKAFIGSTIGKCPEEFESVGTQILQKCDGLPLAISVVGGLLMETQTKSGWEQVLNQLNSYLGRTESGVSAILELSYQNLSPQLKSCFLCLAFFKEDFTIPAKRLVKIWNAQGLIQHEGSTSIFEEIGRGYLNELINRSMVQIQDLKIHDQVKSCRLHDLVREVCLRKAKEEIGLEIVKGDGGMPSESSNKPRHRVVYAKNLETSSSNQNKHVRSLFLLNVHADFEYITTPSHYWKGYQLLKTVELDAIAFKRFPNSFRLLIALKCLRIYADYGTRIKLPCWFDHLRNLEVVHMKRCCVYFPRLVSLKMDKLRYFISGAIGRGPTNKNMWNKNIECLRGIRHKDWMKSTLTSSCHLRELGIQLGEGRIKREELIKARASLEKMQNLVILHLIWPFKYDTDIALAVPQLANLTKLKLEGKMLKCPTASMFPPNLSHLTLRLSCLHDPMAELGKLPKLLFLKLQDAAYRGETMLVLCDGFPSLEALAFRDLYELKSVIIEEGGMPKLKHLRIRECPDLKTGNLPQHINIFTQ, via the exons ATGGCAGCGGAGGCGGCGATCTCATCTCTGGTCGAACTACTGGGCGATCAGCTCATCCAGAAGGTTAAATTCCTGCGAGGCGTCGAGGGAAAGGTGGAGTCGCTGAAAGCCGAGTTCAAGAGGATGCAATCCTTTCTCAAAGACGCCAACAAAAAGCAATTTCAAGACGAGAGCGTGCGCAATTGGATCTCGGAGATTAGAGAGTTGTCTCAAGATGCCCAAGATACCATCGAGATGTTCCTTCTCAACGTTGAGAGTGCCAAGAATTGGGGGCTCTTCAAACGATGTACAACCTTCCCGAAGCGTATGTATCACCTCTACGGAATTGGAGATGAGATTGAGTCGATCCTAAAGAAGCttgatgaaattaaaaaaagtcGCGACATGTACGGTATCAAGGATCTCGGAGAGGCAGCCGAGTCGTCATCGAGATCGGAAGTTGAATTGCGGCGGCGGTTGTGTCCTTGGCAAAAGGACGAACACCTTGTCGGCGTTGAAGATGATGTAAAAAAGCTGCTGCAAGAATCAATTCTGTATGAGAAGAGAGGGCTTTCCATTGTGGTTTTAGAGGGCATGGGTGGGATCGGGAAATCGACACTTGCCCGGGAAATATACAACCACCCCGACGTCGTTGCTGGTCCATTTGATCATCGTTGTTGGGTTGTGGTGTCGAGTGAATTTACACCACAAGAGACCATCAAGCAGCTTATCTTCGAGCTGCAAAAGTCTAAAGAAGATAAACAAAAGCTGCTTGACGAAATAAAGAAATTGGAGGAGTCCATGAAGGATAAGCTGTTTGTCCAAGAGGAGCTGAAACAAATGCTTCGTAAGCAATTGGAGGGAAAATCATATTTGATAGTTCTGGATGATGTTTGGGAGAAGGAACATTTGGAATCTCTCATCACTGCTTTCCCAGATCAACAAG ATAAAGCAAGTAGATTGTTGGTTACCACCCGCAACAAGATTATTACAAAGTATGATCAATACGTCCACAAGATGAGTCTCTTAGACTCCAAAAAAAGCTGGGAATTATTGTTGAAGAAGGCATTCATTGGCAGCACAATTGGCAAATGTCCAGAAGAATTCGAGAGTGTGGGCAcacaaatcttgcaaaaatGCGATGGTCTACCATTAGCTATCAGCGTGGTAGGAGGCTTACTCATGGAAACACAAACCAAGAGTGGATGGGAACAAGTTCTTAACCAATTAAACTCTTATTTGGGAAGGACTGAAAGCGGCGTATCAGCAATTTTGGAGTTGAGTTATCAGAATTTATCTCCCCAATTGAAATCATGCTTCTTGTGCCTAGCTTTTTTCAAAGAAGACTTTACTATCCCAGCAAAAAGGCTAGTAAAGATATGGAATGCACAAGGCTTGATCCAACACGAAGGAAGCACAAGTATATTTGAAGAGATAGGAAGAGGTTATTTAAATGAGCTGATCAATCGAAGCATGGTTCAAATTCAAGATCTAAAAATCCACGATCAAGTCAAAAGTTGTCGCCTCCATGATCTTGTTCGTGAGGTTTGCTTAAGAAAAGCAAAGGAGGAAATAGGTCTTGAGATAGTAAAGGGGGACGGAGGGATGCCATCAGAATCATCCAATAAGCCTCGCCATCGTGTTGTCTATGCCAAAAATCTTGAGACTTCCTCGTCGAATCAAAATAAGCATGTACGCTCTCTTTTCCTACTTAACGTCCATGCTGATTTCGAATATATAACCACTCCATCTCATTACTGGAAGGGCTATCAACTCCTTAAGACAGTCGAGCTTGACGCCATTGCCTTCAAAAGATTTCCCAACTCTTTTCGGTTATTGATTGCATTGAAGTGCTTGAGAATATACGCAGACTATGGAACCCGCATAAAACTCCCATGTTGGTTTGATCATCTTAGAAATCTCGAGGTTGTTCACATGAAAAGGTGCTGTGTATATTTTCCAAGACTTGTTTCATTGAAAATGGACAAGCTACGTTACTTCATCAGCGGAGCTATTGGCCGTGGACCGACAAATAAAAACATGTGgaataaaaatattgagtgtTTGAGAGGAATAAGGCACAAGGATTGGATGAAGTCAACTCTAACGAGTAGTTGCCATCTTCGTGAATTAGGCATACAGTTAGGAGAAGGACGGATAAAGCGTGAAGAGTTGATCAAAGCGAGAGCGTCATTGGAGAAGATGCAGAATCTTGTCATACTTCACTTAATATGGCCGTTCAAATATGATACTGACATAGCATTAGCTGTGCCGCAGCTCGCCAATCTCACCAAACTTAAACTGGAAGGTAAGATGCTCAAATGTCCAACTGCGAGTATGTTCCCTCCAAATCTTTCTCACCTCACGTTGAGACTTTCCTGCCTACATGATCCGATGGCAGAGCTGGGTAAGCTTCCAAAGCTTTTATTTCTCAAGCTACAGGATGCAGCTTACAGGGGTGAAACGATGCTAGTTTTGTGCGACGGGTTCCCCAGCCTCGAAGCCCTGGCTTTTCGAGATTTGTATGAACTGAAGAGCGTCATCATAGAAGAAGGTGGAATGCCGAAGCTCAAACATCTCCGAATCCGTGAATGCCCCGATCTGAAGACTGGGAATCTACCGCAACACATCAACATATTTACTCAATAA
- the LOC131017209 gene encoding uncharacterized protein LOC131017209 isoform X2 translates to MKEREEENFVTPGDMLGKALELKPGYGAYFSSHDKAIYASLTPAPPDSDDSRATVEVKGHKAHGPVPEPGVVVTARVTKVMAKMASADIVCVGPKSVREKFTGIIRQQDVRATEIDKVEMHSSFRPGDIVKALVLSLGDARAYYLSTAKNELGVVSAESVAGATMVPISWTEMQCPLTGQTEQRKVAKVDVV, encoded by the exons ATgaaggagagagaagaagagaatttCGTGACGCCGGGTGATATGCTGGGGAAAGCTCTAGAGTTGAAACCTGGCTACGGCGCTTACTTCTCGTCCCACGATAAAGCCATATACGCCTCTCTCACTCCTGCCCCTCCCGACTCCGACGATTCG AGGGCGACGGTGGAGGTGAAGGGTCACAAGGCACACGGTCCGGTGCCGGAGCCCGGAGTTGTTGTTACTGCAAGA GTTACGAAGGTGATGGCTAAAATGGCTTCCGCAGATATAGTATGTGTAGGGCCCAAGTCCGTACGAGAAAAATTCACGGGCATCATTAG GCAACAAGATGTCAGAGCGACGGAGATTGACAAAGTAGAAATGCACTCCTCTTTCCGTCCTGGCGACATAGTCAAAGCTTTAGTT CTGTCCCTTGGTGATGCTCGAGCTTATTATTTGTCGACTGCAAAGAATGAACTCGGTGTGGTTTCAGCAGAAAGTGTTGCTG GTGCAACAATGGTTCCTATAAGCTGGACAGAGATGCAGTGCCCTCTAACAGGTCAAACTGAGCAGAGAAAAGTTGCGAAGGTCGACGTCGTCTGA
- the LOC131017209 gene encoding uncharacterized protein LOC131017209 isoform X3 translates to MKEREEENFVTPGDMLGKALELKPGYGAYFSSHDKAIYASLTPAPPDSDDSRATVEVKGHKAHGPVPEPGVVVTARVTKVMAKIASADIVCVGPKSVREKFTGIIRQQDVRATEIDKVEMHSSFRPGDIVKALVLSLGDARAYYLSTAKNELGVVSAESVAGATMVPISWTEMQCPLTGQTEQRKVAKVDVV, encoded by the exons ATgaaggagagagaagaagagaatttCGTGACGCCGGGTGATATGCTGGGGAAAGCTCTAGAGTTGAAACCTGGCTACGGCGCTTACTTCTCGTCCCACGATAAAGCCATATACGCCTCTCTCACTCCTGCCCCTCCCGACTCCGACGATTCG AGGGCGACGGTGGAGGTGAAGGGTCACAAGGCACACGGTCCGGTGCCGGAGCCCGGAGTTGTTGTTACTGCAAGA GTTACGAAGGTGATGGCTAAAATAGCTTCCGCAGATATAGTATGTGTAGGGCCCAAGTCCGTACGAGAAAAATTCACGGGCATCATTAG GCAACAAGATGTCAGAGCGACGGAGATTGACAAAGTAGAAATGCACTCCTCTTTCCGTCCTGGCGACATAGTCAAGGCTTTAGTT CTGTCCCTTGGTGATGCTCGAGCTTATTATTTGTCGACTGCAAAGAATGAACTCGGTGTGGTTTCAGCAGAAAGTGTTGCTG GTGCAACAATGGTTCCTATAAGCTGGACAGAGATGCAGTGCCCTCTAACAGGTCAAACTGAGCAGAGAAAAGTTGCGAAGGTCGACGTCGTCTGA
- the LOC131017203 gene encoding putative disease resistance protein At1g50180, with product MAAEAAISSLVELLGNLLIQKVEFLRDVEGKVELLREELKRMQSFLKDANKKQFEEERVRNWISSIRELAQDAQDTIEIFLLNIESAKNWGLLKRCTSSPKRMYHLDKIGDEIESIRDRLDAIDKSRERYGINDLGEAAESASRWEVESRRRLIPWQKDEHLVGVKDDVEKLLHESILCEEKKGLSIAVLEGMGGIGKSTFSREIYNHPDVVSGPFDHRGWVVVSSEFTPRETIKQLIFELQKSKEDKQKLLDEIKKLEESMKDKQYLLQKLKEMLHKQLEGKSYLIVLVLLDDVWEKEHLESLITVFPDQQDKASRLLVTTRNKIITKYDQYVHKMSLLDSKKSWELLLKKAFIGSTIGKCPDEFESVGTQILQKCKGLPLAISMVGGLLRQTPTKNGWEQVLIQLNSYLGRTESGVSTILELSYQNLSPQLKSCFLCLAFFKKDFTIRTKRLVKLWDAQGLIQQEESRSIDEIGRGYLNELINRSMVQIQDLHVNDQVKSCHIHNLVRDVCLRKAKEEIGLEIVKGDGEMSSESSNKPRHRVVYAKNIETSSSNQNKHVRSIFLLNLHDEYRYITTISHYWKGYRLLKTVELEATAFERFPNSFRLLIGLKCLRMYTNYRADIKLPDWFDHLRNLEVVDMESCRVYFPRLVSLKMDKLRYFISAAIGRGPTNKNMWNKNIECLIGIRHKDWMKSTLTSSCHLRELGILLDRIKREELIKARASLEKMQNLVILHLKWWYAYATEIALVVPQLANLTKLKLEGKMSKCPSASMFPPNLSHLTLTSFQLHDDPMAELGKLPKLLFLKLQYEAFVRRVPQPRSPGFSRFGCEERLHRRRWNAEAQTSPNPSMPQSEHWESAATHQHIYSIN from the exons ATGGCAGCGGAAGCGGCAATCTCATCTTTGGTCGAACTACTGGGCAATCTGCTCATCCAGAAAGTTGAATTCCTGCGAGACGTCGAGGGAAAGGTGGAGTTGCTGAGAGAGGAGCTGAAGAGGATGCAATCCTTTCTCAAAGACGCCAACAAAAAGCAATTTGAAGAGGAGAGGGTGCGTAATTGGATCTCGAGTATCAGAGAGTTGGCTCAAGATGCCCAAGATACCATCGAGATCTTCCTTCTCAACATTGAGAGTGCCAAGAATTGGGGGCTCCTCAAAAGATGTACAAGCTCTCCAAAGCGTATGTACCACCTCGACAAAATTGGAGATGAGATTGAGTCGATCCGAGATAGGCTTGATGCCATTGATAAAAGTCGCGAAAGGTACGGGATCAATGATCTCGGAGAGGCAGCTGAGTCGGCATCGAGATGGGAAGTTGAATCGCGACGGCGGTTGATTCCTTGGCAAAAAGACGAACACCTTGTGGGCGTTAAAGATGATGTGGAAAAGCTGCTGCATGAATCGATTTTGTGTGAGGAGAAGAAAGGGCTTTCCATTGCGGTGTTAGAGGGCATGGGTGGGATCGGGAAATCCACATTTTCCCGGGAAATATACAACCATCCCGACGTCGTTTCTGGTCCATTTGATCACCGTGGTTGGGTTGTGGTGTCGAGTGAATTCACACCACGGGAGACGATCAAGCAGCTAATTTTCGAGCTACAAAAGTCTAAAGAAGATAAACAAAAGCTGCTTGACGAAATAAAGAAATTGGAGGAGTCGATGAAGGACAAGCAATATCTCCTACAAAAGCTTAAAGAAATGCTTCATAAGCAGTTGGAGGGAAAATCATATTTGATAGTTCTGGTCCTTCTGGATGATGTTTGGGAGAAGGAACATTTGGAATCTCTCATCACTGTTTTCCCAGATCAACAAG ATAAAGCAAGTAGATTGTTGGTTACCACCCGCAACAAGATTATTACAAAGTATGATCAATACGTCCACAAGATGAGTCTCTTAGACTCCAAAAAAAGCTGGGAATTGTTGTTGAAGAAGGCATTCATTGGCAGCACAATTGGCAAATGTCCAGACGAATTCGAGAGTGTGGGCAcacaaatcttgcaaaaatGCAAAGGGCTACCATTAGCTATCAGCATGGTAGGAGGCTTACTCAGGCAAACACCAACCAAGAATGGATGGGAACAAGTTCTTATCCAATTAAACTCTTATTTGGGAAGGACCGAAAGCGGCGTATCAACAATTTTGGAGTTGAGTTATCAGAACTTGTCTCCCCAACTAAAATCATGCTTCTTGTGCCTAGCCTTTTTCAAAAAAGACTTTACTATCCGAACAAAAAGGCTAGTAAAGCTATGGGATGCACAAGGCTTGATCCAACAGGAAGAAAGTAGAAGTATTGATGAGATAGGAAGAGGTTATTTAAATGAGCTGATCAATCGAAGTATGGTTCAAATTCAAGATCTACACGTCAATGATCAAGTCAAAAGTTGTCACATCCATAATCTTGTCCGTGACGTTTGCTTAAGAAAAGCAAAGGAGGAAATAGGTCTGGAGATAGTAAAGGGGGACGGAGAGATGTCATCAGAATCATCCAATAAGCCTCGCCATCGTGTTGTCTATGCCAAAAATATTGAGACTTCCTCGTCGAATCAAAATAAGCATGTACGCTCTATTTTCCTACTTAACCTCCATGATGAATATAGATATATAACCACTATATCTCATTACTGGAAGGGCTATCGACTCCTTAAGACAGTCGAGCTTGAAGCCACTGCCTTCGAAAGATTTCCTAACTCTTTTCGGTTATTGATTGGATTGAAGTGCTTGAGAATGTACACAAATTATAGAGCCGACATAAAACTCCCAGACTGGTTTGATCATCTTAGAAACCTCGAGGTTGTTGACATGGAATCGTGCCGGGTATATTTTCCAAGACTAGTTTCATTGAAAATGGACAAGCTACGTTACTTCATCAGCGCAGCTATTGGCCGTGGACCGACAAATAAAAACATGTGgaataaaaatattgagtgtttgataggAATAAGGCACAAGGATTGGATGAAGTCAACTCTAACGAGTAGTTGCCATCTTCGTGAATTAGGCATACTGTTAGATCGGATAAAGCGTGAAGAGTTGATCAAAGCGAGAGCGTCATTGGAGAAGATGCAGAATCTTGTCATACTTCACTTAAAATGGTGGTATGCTTATGCTACTGAGATAGCATTAGTTGTGCCGCAGCTCGCCAATCTCACCAAACTTAAACTGGAAGGTAAGATGTCCAAATGTCCAAGTGCGAGTATGTTCCCTCCAAATCTTTCTCACCTCACATTGACGAGTTTCCAGCTACATGATGATCCAATGGCAGAGCTGGGTAAGCTTCCAAAGCTTTTATTTCTCAAGCTACAGTATGAAGCTTTTGTGCGAAGGGTTCCCCAGCCTCGAAGCCCTGGCTTTTCGAGATTTGGATGTGAAGAGCGTCTTCATAGAAGAAGGTGGAATGCCGAAGCTCAAACATCTCCGAATCCGTCGATGCCGCAATCTGAACACTGGGAATCTGCCGCAACACATCAACATATTTACTCAATAAACTGA
- the LOC131017209 gene encoding uncharacterized protein LOC131017209 isoform X1, producing MKERVEENFVTPGDILGKALELKPGYGAYFSSHDKAIYASLTGFRSLTPAPPDSDDPRATVEVKGHKAHGPVPEPGVVVTARVTKVMAKIASADIVCVGPKSVREKFTGIIRQQDVRATEIDKVEMHSSFRPGDIVKALVLSLGDARAYYLSTAKNELGVVSAESVAGATMVPISWTEMQCPLTGQTEQRKVAKVDVV from the exons ATGAAGGAGAGAGTAGAAGAGAATTTCGTGACGCCGGGTGATATACTGGGGAAAGCTCTAGAGTTGAAACCTGGCTACGGCGCTTACTTCTCGTCCCACGATAAAGCCATATACGCCTCTCTCACTGGATTCCGCTCTCTCACTCCAGCCCCTCCCGACTCCGACGATCCG AGGGCGACGGTGGAGGTGAAGGGTCACAAGGCACACGGTCCGGTGCCGGAGCCCGGAGTTGTTGTTACTGCAAGA GTTACGAAGGTGATGGCTAAAATAGCTTCCGCAGATATAGTATGTGTAGGGCCCAAGTCCGTACGAGAAAAATTCACGGGCATCATTAG GCAACAAGATGTCAGAGCGACGGAGATTGACAAAGTAGAAATGCACTCCTCTTTCCGTCCTGGCGACATAGTCAAGGCTTTAGTT CTGTCCCTTGGTGATGCTCGAGCTTATTATTTGTCGACTGCAAAGAATGAACTCGGTGTGGTTTCAGCAGAAAGTGTTGCTG GTGCAACAATGGTTCCTATAAGCTGGACAGAGATGCAGTGCCCTCTAACAGGTCAAACTGAGCAGAGAAAAGTTGCGAAGGTCGACGTCGTCTGA